A genomic region of Miscanthus floridulus cultivar M001 chromosome 3, ASM1932011v1, whole genome shotgun sequence contains the following coding sequences:
- the LOC136541734 gene encoding nuclear pore complex protein GP210, which yields MGSPPAFAAAVAMVAALLCASAAANPAGGPHMADLSVLLPPRMTKPVAYRLIGGDGCFSWSWDHHDLISVKPEYNDSSRCSTSARLASIAPYSGRRETSVYATDIISGITIHCKVFVDKISRISIFHHAVKIDLDEIATLRVHAFDDEENVFSTLVGLQFLWHLTPRLVDNSSHHLVRIPLKETHLSDCGGFCGDMNIRFELEDKNLGSDFFVVKGIEIGQEVVKAQLFEPQFDHVIDTITLTVAEAMSLEPSSPVLVTVGVLVKFKLKVFRQKVAQVVKLPSQYHRWHATNSSVAQVDSLGILHALSLGFTKVVVEDTRVSGHEQVSSLHVVIPRTLFLYLVPIMDDSAHLHGITNIPSSKVWYVYPGRKYMVLAKAFAEGFDAREIYITEENELKLESSTMEFWNLLQVPNSSTGSYEVQASRLLSPVSQGQGHLVASLTYLTEASGPTKVLKLVQEVNVCSKVKAFWDEELENSNVIYLPWVPGVYQEVEIKAIGGCGKTLDDYKLFSSDEDVASVSDSRIVRAKKPGQAVIRVVSAFDFLNFDEVIVEVSIPSVLSILPVFPVEVPVGTQLHSAAALKTSAGHSFSQCNHFNAFIRWSLISEDESFHILNTAEASSIEDIKHNSGYWGQNGNPCAWISLSASSAGRSTIVATFAVDSDSDIETFGGPISLEATSKISAYYPLVVLQGGNGNQFGGYWFDLSAIHSRIKNMDNNSPKELYLVPGSTMDVFLFGGPERWDRVVDFVETVDVIGESKNHITSSTAVQKLSSGLYRVSCLSKVSYKLLFSRGNIVGQDHPVPAISKSEFAVICDFPSEITLIANENENRLDILEAARKADRGPDRLQASPIVISNGRNIRLAAASIYVNGRFFANSSSLHLKWEATGCEGLAYFDETKSAEMLDESAWERFLVLQNSTGVCTVRATVVDFSTKYAGQTHEEEYTFHSLTDAIQLQIVSSLRVTPEYVLLVFHPEAQENLIVSGGTCSLDASTNDTHVVQIVTHPGKALCSQLILRAKGLGEAIVTIQDVGLSPRATTHSLARVANVDWIKIMAEEHISLMEGSTKDLQILAGTQDGQIFGNSQFKYMDIELHLGDEILELIGPSESMDGPKFSIKAAKIGITSLYVSTKQHSGQRVLSQVVKVEVYRPLQIHPEYIYLTPGASFVLSVKGGPKTEVSIEYSSLNREIVEVQNITGKLSAKSVGSSTIRAAVLANGGTLVCEAFGRVEVDIPVAMTLNTQSERLCIGCSMPVYPSVPKGDLFSFYETCQSYNWMIADEKVVIFQSAKSWQYRLDQGLYSDGKNSPWFSSGSSKSFISHMIGRSAGKTKISVSVTCDFLLPGTSGSVVSYNASKTILVVPDPPLALVLPMTWLFPPFYTTTSVLPRSANSLGEPNSLDLESSIGYSLLRGSGRIIDGSKIQTGESNAVDCIQAKDHSAGRTEIAACLRVAEVAQVRVAAAESSIQITYLSVNDRVELDIKYADEFGYIFNEAHGVVPVKIETNYPDVVSILMPRDFNGTYDTSERFVLQARSHGTALIRLHANNVPNKVDFIMVSVGAQMYPRDVILHSGQHLNFTIIGDSMDMRGLGHWLSSNEKIVHINRITGEAQARSEGVAEVIFKGSNLKLQTTVTVLKVNQIVVDAPAETLTNAAGLPDGYKFSVRFSDSIEHSTGSSVSPINVPFECKVDPSFVGFAEPWTDHATKKSYCLFHPYSPAQLLPVKLNPNEGFLHILVRANLKEDPKVTGSAHALFIKGFYIKESGKLNLTPSCNHSVITIDGNTDIELFWNAKDLLRVSRVDTSENNGVLSRIVYRVEALKRQSFSDKVTIVLPATGQTEEVEVSYDTGEKAETPSSWGLTTSVMLTCIIVTIATVALFMKLLQRPTRQAPSRNMAASTPARAPAANPAAMADPASPANGQFSPRTPQPFMEYVRRTIDDTPYYKRDARRRFNPQNTY from the exons ATGGGGTCGCCGCCGGCCTTTgcggcggcggtcgccatggtgGCCGCGCTGCTATGCGCCTCGGCTGCCGCCAACCCCGCAGGCGGGCCCCACATGGCGGACCTGAGCGTGCTGTTGCCCCCGCGGATGACAAAGCCTGTCGCGTACCGCCTCATCGGTGGGGATGGATGCTTCTCCTG gtcatgggatcatcatgatcTTATTTCAGTTAAACCAGAGTACAATGATAGCAGCAGATGCTCGACTAGTGCTCGTTTGGCATCAATTGCCCCATACTCCGGCCGGAGGGAGACTTCTGTCTATGCGACTGATATTATCAGTGGAATCACGATACACTGCAAAGTATTCGTAGACAAGATCTCCCGGATCAGTATTTTCCACCATGCtgttaaaattgatctagatgaAATTGCCACATTACGTGTACATGCCTTTGATGATGAAG AAAATGTGTTCTCGACATTGGTGGGATTGCAGTTTTTGTGGCACCTTACCCCGAGGTTGGTTGATAATAGTAGCCATCATCTTGTTCGTATTCCACTGAAAGAAACACATTTGAGTGACTGTGGTGGCTTTTGTGGTGATATGAATATTCGGTTTGAGCTAGAAGACAAG AATCTTGGTTCAGATTTCTTTGTGGTGAAGGGTATTGAGATTGGCCAAGAGGTTGTTAAAGCTCAGTTGTTTGAGCCTCAGTTTGATCATGTGATTGACACAATTACATTAACTGTTGCTGAGGCCATGTCACTAGAGCCATCATCACCAGTTCTCGTGACTGTTGGTGTTTTGGTGAAGTTTAAACTCAAGGTATTCCGACAAAAAGTTGCTCAAG TGGTTAAATTACCATCACAATATCATCGTTGGCATGCGACAAACTCTTCTGTGGCGCAAGTGGATTCCTTGGGTATCTTGCATGCATTGAGTCTGGGGTTTACTAAGGTGGTTGTTGAAGACACAAGAGTTTCTGGTCATGAACAAGTATCGTCTCTACATGTTGTTATTCCACGGACACTCTTCCTTTATCTGGTCCCCATTATGGATGATTCTGCTCATCTTCATGGGATAACAAATATTCCATCCTCAAAAGTATGGTATGTTTATCCTGGAAGAAAATACATGGTCCTTGCCAAAGCATTTGCAGAGGGATTTGATGCTAGGGAAATATATATTACAGAG GAAAATGAGCTTAAATTGGAGAGTAGTACCATGGAATTCTGGAACTTGCTGCAAGTGCCAAACAGTTCTACAGGTTCCTATGAAGTGCAAGCTTCTAGATTGTTAAGTCCTGTTTCCCAGGGGCAAGGGCATTTAGTTGCTTCCTTAACTTACCTAACAGAGGCATCTGGACCAACAAAG GTTCTCAAGCTTGTGCAAGAAGTTAATGTTTGTAGTAAGGTGAAGGCATTCTGGGATGAAGAATTGGAGAACTCAAATGTTATTTACCTGCCCTGGGTTCCTGGAGTTTATCAGGAAGTTGAAATAAAGGCAATTGGAG GGTGTGGCAAGACGCTGGACGACTACAAGTTATTTTCCTCTGATGAGGATGTTGCTTCTGTGTCTGACTCTCGTATCGTGCGTGCAAAAAAGCCTGGTCAAGCTGTCATCCGAGTAGTTTCTGCTTTCGATTTCTTGAATTTTGATGAG GTCATTGTTGAAGTTTCCATTCCTTCAGTACTGTCTATCTTGCCAGTCTTTCCTGTGGAGGTGCCTGTTGGAACACAACTTCATTCTGCTGCGGCGTTAAAAACATCTGCTG GACACTCATTCTCACAATGTAACCATTTTAATGCTTTTATAAGGTGGAGTCTAATATCAGAGGATGAGTCTTTTCACATTCTTAACACCGCTGAGGCTTCGAGCATCGAGGACATAAAACACAATTCAGGTTATTGGGGCCAAAACGGCAATCCTTGTGCCTGGATCTCTCTGAGTGCATCTTCTGCTGGCAGATCCACAATAGTTGCAACATTTGCCGTGGATTCAGATTCAGATATCGAGACATTTGGTGGACCTATTTCTCTGGAGGCAACTTCAAAAATTTCTGCATATTATCCTCTTGTGGTTCTTCAAGGGGGAAATGGAAACCAATTTGGTGGGTACTGGTTTGACTTATCTGCGATACATAGTAGGATTAAGAACATGGATAACAACTCTCCCAAGGAGCTGTACTTAGTTCCTGGATCAACAATGGATGTTTTTCTCTTTGGAGGACCTGAGCGTTGGGACCGAGTTGTTGATTTTGTTGAAACAGTTGATGTTATTGGTGAATCCAAAAATCATATTACTAGTTCTACTGCTGTGCAGAAACTATCTAGTGGACTATACCGAGTATCTTGCCTAAGCAAAGTGAGCTAT AAATTGCTGTTTTCACGTGGGAACATAGTTGGGCAAGATCATCCTGTGCCTGCAATTTCCAAATCGGAGTTTGCTGTTATTTGTGACTTCCCATCAGAAATAACATTGATAGCGAATGAAAATG AAAACCGACTTGATATATTGGAAGCCGCTAGGAAAGCTGACCGTGGTCCAGATAGATTGCAAGCATCACCCATTGTAATCTCAAACGGAAGAAATATACGTCTAGCTGCTGCGAGCATATATGTAAATGGAAGATTTTTTGCTAATTCATCTTCTCTTCACCTGAAATGGGAAGCCACCGGATGTGAAGGGCTTGCTTACTTTGACGAAACCAAATCTGCTGAAATGCTTGATGAGTCAGCTTGGGAGAGATTTCTTGTCCTACAGAATTCTACAGGAGTG TGCACTGTACGTGCTACAGTTGTTGACTTCTCTACCAAATATGCTGGCCAAACTCATGAGGAAGAATACACATTTCATAGTCTCACAGATGCTATTCAGTTGCAG ATTGTTTCTTCATTAAGAGTCACCCCTGAATATGTCTTGTTAGTTTTCCATCCTGAAGCACAG GAAAATTTGATTGTAAGTGGTGGAACATGCTCCCTAGATGCTTCTACCAATGACACACATGTGGTGCAAATAGTTACACATCCGGGAAAAGCCTTATGTTCTCAATTGATTCTTAGGGCTAAAGGCTTAGGCGAAGCTATAGTCACAATCCAGGATGTTGGCCTTTCCCCAAGAGCAACTACTCATTCTTTG GCTAGAGTTGCAAATGTTGACTGGATTAAGATAATGGCAGAAGAGCACATCAGTCTTATG GAAGGAAGTACAAAAGATCTTCAAATATTAGCTGGCACCCAAGATGGACAAATATTTGGCAATTCTCAG TTCAAATATATGGACATTGAGTTGCATCTTGGCGATGAGATTCTGGAGCTTATTGGTCCAAGTGAATCAATGGATGGACCCAAATTTTCAATTAAAGCTGCAAAAATTGGCATTACATCTCTATAT GTCAGTACTAAACAACACTCTGGACAGAGAGTTTTGAGTCAGGTTGTCAAGGTGGAAGTGTACAGACCATTGCAAATACATCCTGAGTATATTTACCTCACCCCAGGCGCCTCTTTTGTG CTTTCTGTTAAAGGTGGTCCAAAAACTGAAGTTTCCATTGAGTACTCAAGTCTGAACAGGGAGATCGTAGAAGTTCAAAATATTACTGGGAAACTATCTGCAAAATCTGTGGGGAGCTCT ACTATACGTGCTGCTGTTTTAGCAAATGGAGGTACCTTGGTTTGTGAAGCTTTTGGAAGAGTCGAAGTGGATATCCCAGTGGCTATGACACTGAATACTCAAAGTGAACGTCTTTGTATTGGTTGTAGCATGCCAGTTTATCCATCTGTGCCTAAG GGAGATCTATTTTCCTTCTATGAAACTTGCCAAAGTTACAATTGGATGATAGCAGATGAGAAG GTTGTGATATTCCAATCAGCTAAATCTTGGCAATACAGACTTGACCAAGGACTATATTCGGATGGAAAAAACAGTCCATGGTTTTCCAGTGGCAGCAGCAAGTCTTTTATCAGTCATATGATTGGAAG GTCTGCTGGGAAAACCAAAATTTCCGTTTCAGTTACTTGTGACTTCTTGCTACCTGGCACCTCTGGATCTGTTGTATCATACAATGCGTCCAAGACCATTCTTGTGGTTCCAGATCCTCCCCTTGCACTTGTACTACCTATGACTTGGCTATTCCCACCCTTTTATACTACTACGAGCGTTTTGCCTAGATCAGCAAATTCACTTGGAGAACCAAACTCACTTGACCTGGAGAGCTCCATTGGGTATTCTCTGCTAAGGGGCAGTGGTAGGATAATTGATGGAAGTAAGATTCAGACTGGAGAAAGCAATGCAGTTGATTGTATTCAAGCAAAAGATCACTCAGCTGGAAGAACCGAAATAGCAGCATGTCTACGAGTTGCTGAG GTTGCACAAGTGCGGGTAGCTGCTGCAGAATCATCAATCCAGATTACCTATCTATCCGTAAATGATAGAGTTGAATTGGATATAAAATATGCTGATGAATTTG GTTATATCTTCAACGAAGCTCATGGAGTAGTCCCTGTAAAGATCGAGACAAATTATCCTGATGTTGTGTCCATTCTCATGCCAAGAGATTTTAATGGTACATATGACACAAGTGAACGTTTTGTTCTTCAG GCGAGAAGTCATGGAACTGCTCTTATAAGGCTCCACGCAAACAATGTCCCCAATAAAGTGGATTTCATAATG GTATCCGTAGGAGCACAAATGTATCCTAGGGATGTGATCCTTCATTCTGGCCAGCACCTGAACTTCACTATTATCGGAGACA GTATGGACATGCGTGGACTTGGTCACTGGTTAAGTAGCAATGAAAAGATCGTGCACATCAACCGGATAACTGGTGAAGCACAAGCACGTAGTGAAGGTGTAGCAGAAG TAATCTTCAAAGGTTCAAATCTTAAGCTGCAAACAACTGTCACCGTGCTCAAGGTGAACCAGATAGTTGTTGATGCTCCTGCGGAGACACTGACTAATGCTGCTGGCCTGCCTGATGGATACAAGTTCTCTGTGAGATTTAG TGATTCAATTGAGCACAGCACTGGATCCTCTGTGAGCCCAATTAATGTCCCCTTTGAATGCAAGGTTGACCCTTCTTTTGTTGG GTTTGCTGAGCCATGGACTGACCATGCCACAAAGAAATCCTACTGCCTGTTTCATCCATATTCACCTGCACAGCTGTTGCCGGTGAAGTTGAACCCGAATGAAGGATTTTTACACATTTTGGTTCGTGCAAATCTAAAGGAAGACCCAAAGGTGACAGGATCTGCACATGCCCTTTTCATCAAAGGGTTTTACATTAAAGAATCTGGGAAA TTAAATTTGACTCCAAGTTGCAATCATAGTGTCATTACTATCGATGGAAATACTG ATATTGAGTTGTTCTGGAATGCTAAAGATTTACTCAGAGTCAGTCGTGTTGACACAAGTGAGAACAATGGTGTTCTTAGTCGAATTGTTTACCGG gTTGAAGCGCTAAAAAGGCAATCATTCTCTGACAAGGTTACTATCGTTCTTCCTGCCACCG gtcagactgaagaagttgaagtcagCTACGATACAGGAGAGAAGGCAGAGACACCATCATCATGGGGCCTAACCACATCTGTCATGCTCACATGCATCATTGTGACAATAGCTACTGTTGCACTTTTCATGAAGTTGCTGCAGAGACCTACTAGACAGGCACCATCAAGGAACATGGCAGCATCCACACCAGCACGAGCACCAGCAGCCAATCCTGCAGCCATGGCTGACCCTGCGTCCCCGGCTAATGGTCAGTTCTCTCCTCGTACACCGCAACCTTTCATGGAGTACGTGAGGAGGACCATCGATGACACACCGTACTATAAGCGTGATGCCAGGAGGCGATTCAACCCTCAGAACACTTACTGA